A single candidate division KSB1 bacterium DNA region contains:
- a CDS encoding penicillin acylase family protein translates to FEANLGASTRQLVDLCDLNHTLSVITTGQSGQRMSKHYKDQTPLWLEGRYRSMIMGRGEITERAQEHLTITPW, encoded by the coding sequence CTTTCGAGGCAAACCTGGGAGCTTCCACAAGGCAGTTGGTTGACTTGTGCGATTTAAATCATACACTGTCGGTCATCACCACCGGCCAGTCCGGCCAGAGGATGAGCAAACATTACAAAGATCAGACGCCGCTCTGGCTGGAAGGTCGGTACCGTTCAATGATTATGGGCCGAGGTGAAATTACAGAAAGGGCACAAGAACATTTAACCATAACCCCTTGGTAG